The DNA window GTTAAGCTGTACTTTATGATTGGCTTGCCGACAGAAACCTATGAGGACCTTGATGGTATCGCCGACCTGGCTTTTAAGGTGGTGGACCGTGGACGGGATATTCTGGGAAACCGGTTTGGGAGACTCAGGATTACCGTAAGCGCTTCATCGTTTGTACCAAAACCCCATACCCCGTTCCAATGGGTGGCTCAGGACAGCATGGAGTCGCTGCAGGAAAAGCAGCGCTACCTGGCCAAGAAGTTAAAACACCGCAGAATTAATTTTAACTGGCATGATGCCCGTTTGAGCAGTATAGAAGCTGTATTTGCCAGGGGCAGCCGCAGGGTGGCAGCAGCCCTGGAGAGGGCATGGGCGCTTGGCTGTAAGTTTGATAGCTGGAATGAGCACTTTAAATATGAGGTATGGCAGCAGGCGTTCCGGGAAACCGGTGTGGACCCGGAGTTTTATGCCAGCAGAGAATTTGATCTGGATGAGGTCCTGCCCTGGGACCATATTGATGCAGGAGTGACCAGAGAATTTCTGCTTTCTGAGTACAAAAAGGCATTCGGTGCGGAGACCACAGCTGACTGCAGGCACGAGAAATGTACTGTCTGCGGGGTCTGCCAGAACCTTCCGGCATCTGTTGATTTAAAGGGGGCGAAGACTAATGCCCCGGGTTAGAATGGAGTTTTCCAAAGGAGACCAGGTCAGATTTTTATCTCACCTTGATATTGTGAAGGCATTTGAGAGGGCAATTCGCCGGGCTGGAATTCCTATTGCTTTTTCAGAGGGTTTTAATCCTCACCCCAAAATGAATTTTGCTTCTGCGCTGGCAGTAGGAGTAACCAGTGACAGGGAGTATATTGATATCGAACTCAGGGAGACGATGGCTGCAGGTGAAGTCATGTCAGGAATTTCCGGGGTCCTCCCGGCAGGAATTAAAATATCAGGAGCTATGGTCGTGCCTGATAATTCCCCTGCCCTGATGGCAATTGTGAACCGGGCGGATTACAGGATTATTGTACCGCTGAAAGTTCCTCTTGTTACAGAGTCCCTCACAGAAGGGATAGCCCGATATATGAATTCTTCCGAAGTGATGATAATGAAACTGACGAAGAAAGGTTTCCAGCCCCGGAATATTCGGCCGGGAATAAAGAAGCTTGCTGGAGCAGTTATTGAGGACAAAATTAACTTTTCAATTCTGACTGTCACCGGAAGTGAGGGTAATGTCCGTCCCGAAGAGGTGGTTCGGACTCTTGCGGATTACCTGGACAACGAATTCGATGCCGACCTGCCCCAGATTAACCGGGCCGGACTCTATACGGAACATGATGGCAGGCTGCTGACTCCCATGGACATGGGCAGCATAGATGGAGATAAAGAGGGCAAGGTTAAAGGAGGAGGTGACAGCTTTGCTTAAGGAGATACTGGTAAATGTCCGGGAGGAAGAAACCCGGGTTGCTGTAATGGAAGACAAGGTAGCAGTTGAAATATACATAGAGCGTTCTCTTAACCAGAGGCTTGTGGGCAATATTTACAAGGGGAAGGTTGAAAATGTCCTGCCCGGGATGCAGGCGGCTTTTGTTGATATCGGGCTGGAAAAGAATGCCTTTCTGTTTGTTGAAGACGCCCTGGCATCGGGAATTTCCGGTCATGAAGCTGACCCCGGGGTTAAGCTGAACATAGTTGATGTCCTTAAAGCCGGCCAGGAGGTTCTGGTCCAGATAGCCAAAGAACCTATCGGCACCAAGGGGGCTCGGGTAACCACCCATATGACGCTTCCGGGAAGGTTTTTGGTACTTATGCCTACCGTTGATTATGTCGGTATTTCGCGGCGGATTGAAAATGAAGCAGAAAGGGACCGCCTCCGCTCAGTTGCGGAAAGAGTTAAGCCTCCGGGCATGGGGTT is part of the Phosphitispora fastidiosa genome and encodes:
- a CDS encoding TIGR03936 family radical SAM-associated protein, with amino-acid sequence MPRVRMEFSKGDQVRFLSHLDIVKAFERAIRRAGIPIAFSEGFNPHPKMNFASALAVGVTSDREYIDIELRETMAAGEVMSGISGVLPAGIKISGAMVVPDNSPALMAIVNRADYRIIVPLKVPLVTESLTEGIARYMNSSEVMIMKLTKKGFQPRNIRPGIKKLAGAVIEDKINFSILTVTGSEGNVRPEEVVRTLADYLDNEFDADLPQINRAGLYTEHDGRLLTPMDMGSIDGDKEGKVKGGGDSFA